A section of the Tenrec ecaudatus isolate mTenEca1 chromosome 10, mTenEca1.hap1, whole genome shotgun sequence genome encodes:
- the LOC142458202 gene encoding small ribosomal subunit protein eS10-like, with protein sequence MLMPKKNHIAIYELLFKEGVMVAKKDVHMPKHPELADKNVPNLHVMKAMQSLKSRGYVKEQFAWRHFYWYLTNEGIQYLRDYLHLPAEIVPATLRRSRPETGRPRPKGLEGERPARLTRGEVDRGTYRRSAVLPGVDKKAEAGAGSATEFQFRGGFGRGRGQPPQ encoded by the coding sequence ATGTTGATGCCCAAGAAGAACCACATCGCTATCTATGAACTCCTTTTCAAGGAGGGGGTAATGGTGGCCAAGAAGGATGTCCACATGCCCAAGCACCCTGAACTGGCGGACAAGAACGTGCCCAACCTTCACGTCATGAAGGCCATGCAGTCTCTCAAGTCACGAGGCTACGTGAAGGAGCAGTTTGCCTGGAGACATTTCTACTGGTACCTTACCAACGAGGGGATTCAGTACCTCCGGGATTACCTTCACCTGCCCGCTGAGATTGTGCCTGCCACCCTGCGCCGCAGTCGCCCCGAGACTGGCAGGCCACGGCCCAAAGGTCTGGAGGGTGAGCGGCCAGCCAGACTGACCAGAGGAGAGGTCGACAGAGGCACTTACAGACGGAGCGCTGTGCTGCCTGGTGTCGACAAGAAAGCCGAAGCTGGGGCTGGGTCAGCAACGGAATTCCAGTTTAGAGGCGGATTTGGTCGTGGACGTGGTCAGCCACCCCAGTAA